A genomic segment from Microtus pennsylvanicus isolate mMicPen1 chromosome 21, mMicPen1.hap1, whole genome shotgun sequence encodes:
- the Pyurf gene encoding protein preY, mitochondrial — protein sequence MLVTACCRLTPALRGPRAPSAVAGRYLLAPGVRSFADRSDKAEEPRTFHPALLQFLVCPLSKKPLRYEASTNELINEELGIAYPIIDGIPNMIPQAARTIHQNKKQEETEQH from the exons ATGCTGGTCACCGCGTGCTGCAGGCTCACCCCAGCGCTGCGGGGGCCGCGCGCACCGTCTGCGGTCGCCGGGAGGTATCTGCTGGCGCCTGGGGTCAGGTCCTTCGCTGACCGGAGCGACAAGGCGGAGGAGCCCCGCACCTTCCACCCCGCGCTGCTGCAGTTCCTCGTGTGTCCGCTTTCCAAGAAGCCGCTCAG atATGAAGCATCGACAAATGAATTGATTAATGAAGAGTTGGGAATAGCATATCCAATCATTGATGGGATCCCTAACATGATACCACAGGCGGCAAGGACAATACATCAAAATAAGAAGCAAGAAGAAACTGAGCAACATTAG
- the LOC142839469 gene encoding LOW QUALITY PROTEIN: proline-rich protein 30-like (The sequence of the model RefSeq protein was modified relative to this genomic sequence to represent the inferred CDS: deleted 1 base in 1 codon), which yields MLPQNEDQVLLQNTVPPGCPPQVLSQFADSPPSNLASLSPHQSLPLPHLPLPSHRPAYFSFSSPPQPHSPRPHFYSSDSNSDCVPLPFFSSLPSSPTFSHQNYPCLPSRHSSPPLNYQLGTSPPLSHHSSLSQVQNSSPHSCQSPPHLQGIHSSPATSPSPSPPSGGISSNKQTWQCPQSKNSRSLGVAGGCKASKVDPAVFKDRMALTQTLVGRVGRRRIATDLQLLLLRHMLLGTSTPGQAPVVEYPICLQCLQPRTRSCPTPEYKMGARLLAYLQLLPCAQGQESGPLRINIGYGLHLSRGQAKALHLLPPKKKKKKKKTAEASPQGEVVLRQPPTTQTLEAQVMDTLSQAGPLKFAGLQSLKSSQCSVPPAQAPRWVTASLRPRLSTAPKRLASPESSLQKLPP from the exons TCAGGTCCTCTCACAGTTTGCTGACTCCCCTCCATCCAACTTAGCATCTCTCTCCCCCCATcagtccctccctcttccccacctacctttgCCGTCTCACAGGCCAgcctatttttccttctcttctccgcCACAGCCCCACTCTCCTCGGCCTCACTTCTACTCTTCTGACTCAAATTCTGACTGTGTTCCCCTCccattcttttcctccctcccgaGTTCCCCCACTTTCTCTCACCAGAACTACCCTTGTCTTCCTTCACGACACTCATCCCCTCCCCTCAACTACCAGCTGGGcacctcccctcctctttcccatcactcttctctttcccaggTACAAAATTCCTCTCCTCACTCTTGccagtctcctccccacctccagggCATCCATAGTTCCCCAGCCACgtcccccagccccagcccccctTCTGGAGGGATTTCCAGTAACAAACAAACATGGCAGTGTCCTCAATCCAAAAACTCCAGGTCCCTTGGGGTGGCAGGGGGATGCAAGGCAAGCAAGGTGGACCCTGCAGTGTTCAAGGACCGAATGGCCCTCACCCAAACCCTAGTCGGCCGTGTGGGGCGCCGCAGAATTGCAACAGATCTCCAGCTACTGCTTCTGCGGCACATGTTGCTCGGCACATCCACACCCGGCCAGGCCCCAGTCGTGGAGTATCCCATTTGTCTACAGTGCCTCCAGCCCCGCACCCGGTCTTGCCCCACCCCCGAGTACAAGATGGGGGCAAGGCTTCTTGCCTACCTTCAACTACTGCCCTGTGCTCAGGGCCAGGAGTCTGGGCCTCTCCGCATAAATATTGGCTACGGCCTCCACTTGTCTCGGGGCCAGGCCAAAGCCTTGCATTtgctaccaccaaaaaaaaaaaaaaaaaaaaaaaaaacggca GAAGCAAGTCCTCAAGGAGAGGTCGTCCTGAGGCAACCGCCTACAACCCAGACCCTAGAAGCTCAAGTTATGGACACACTCTCCCAGGCCGGGCCCCTCAAGTTTGCAGGCCTCCAATCACTAAAATCCAGCCAATGTTCCGTGCCTCCAGCTCAGGCACCAAGATGGGTCACTGCCTCCCTAAGGCCCAGATTGTCTACAGCCCCAAAGAGGTTGGCGTCTCCAGAATCTAGTCTCCAAAAGTTACCACCTTAA